In one Shinella zoogloeoides genomic region, the following are encoded:
- a CDS encoding GNAT family N-acetyltransferase — MSDRTGLTFRSNYFGDPTAWRALAGLMQDVFGIDVTVLDRLGGPDPSSVAFGWFDTAGACIANFTAFSLPLMVEGRVVRAAGLQSGAVRPDHRGRGLYGDVVQAALAHCDADGFEAVALLTDTPALYRRHGFEPVEQHRFAGPAPAGGTARPVRRLEIGNAADMALLGRLLDDREPVSSRFAPLRQKEMFLFNASLMPDLRLDLMDENIVLAWQEGEDGGFELLDIVGARIPALADILASLRIAPSRAVVHFAPDRLSWEGEALPDTGDMTLMLRTRNGLRPKGPFALPPMAEF; from the coding sequence ATGTCCGACCGCACCGGGCTGACCTTCCGCTCCAACTATTTCGGCGATCCCACGGCATGGCGCGCGCTCGCCGGCCTTATGCAGGACGTCTTCGGCATCGACGTGACGGTGCTGGACCGGCTCGGCGGGCCGGACCCGAGCAGCGTCGCCTTCGGCTGGTTCGATACGGCGGGCGCCTGCATCGCCAACTTCACCGCCTTTTCGCTGCCGCTCATGGTGGAAGGCCGTGTCGTGCGCGCGGCGGGCCTGCAATCGGGCGCGGTGCGGCCGGATCATCGCGGCCGGGGCCTTTATGGCGACGTCGTGCAGGCAGCGCTGGCGCATTGCGATGCGGACGGCTTCGAGGCCGTTGCGCTGCTGACCGATACGCCTGCGCTCTACCGCCGCCATGGTTTCGAACCCGTGGAGCAGCACCGTTTCGCCGGCCCGGCGCCTGCAGGTGGAACGGCGCGTCCCGTGCGCCGCCTCGAGATCGGAAATGCGGCGGACATGGCGCTGCTCGGCAGGCTGCTCGATGACCGCGAGCCGGTATCCAGTCGGTTTGCACCGTTGCGGCAGAAGGAAATGTTCCTCTTCAACGCGAGCCTGATGCCGGACCTGCGGCTCGACCTGATGGACGAGAACATCGTTCTTGCCTGGCAGGAGGGCGAGGATGGCGGCTTCGAGCTGCTGGATATTGTCGGCGCGCGCATTCCGGCGCTCGCGGACATTCTGGCGAGCCTCCGGATCGCGCCGTCACGGGCCGTCGTGCATTTCGCGCCCGATCGCCTGTCGTGGGAGGGCGAGGCTCTGCCCGATACAGGCGACATGACACTGATGCTGCGCACGCGAAACGGATTGCGGCCCAAGGGGCCTTTCGCCCTGCCGCCCATGGCGGAATTCTGA
- the dut gene encoding dUTP diphosphatase: MNAHAPSQPTLSLLRLPHGEGIELPAYETSGAAGMDLRAAVEADAPLTLAPGKRALVPTGLVFEIPHGYEGQIRPRSGLAFKHGITCLNTPGTVDSDYRGEVKVLLANLGDEPFVIERGMRIAQMVIAPVTQVAVREATQASETARGAGGFGSTGVR, from the coding sequence ATGAACGCGCACGCCCCTTCCCAGCCCACGCTCTCTCTCCTCCGCCTGCCACATGGTGAGGGCATCGAGCTTCCCGCCTACGAGACATCAGGCGCCGCCGGCATGGACCTGCGCGCCGCCGTCGAGGCCGACGCCCCGCTGACGCTCGCCCCCGGAAAGCGGGCGCTGGTGCCGACCGGCCTCGTCTTCGAAATCCCGCATGGCTACGAGGGCCAGATCCGCCCGCGCTCCGGTCTCGCCTTCAAGCACGGCATCACCTGCCTCAACACGCCCGGCACCGTCGACAGCGACTATCGCGGCGAGGTGAAGGTGCTGCTTGCCAATCTCGGCGACGAGCCCTTCGTCATCGAGCGCGGCATGCGTATCGCCCAGATGGTGATCGCGCCCGTCACGCAGGTTGCCGTGCGCGAGGCGACCCAGGCCAGCGAAACCGCCCGCGGCGCCGGCGGCTTCGGCTCCACCGGCGTGCGCTGA